A stretch of DNA from Bacillus sp. NP157:
GACGAGGTGATCGTGGCGTTGGCCACGTTACCGTTATCCACCTGCTGGGCGAACGCGGTGTAGGACATGTCCTGCGACGCGCCGCTGTGGGGATTGAAGGTCTGGAAGACGGTAAGCAAAACCACCGCGATGATCAGCCAGAGCAACAGGTTTTTAGCCATCTCATTCATGCGCGGTTCTCGCCAGGTTGCCGGTTCGCGGATTTCAGTCCGGTCCCCAGCGCATAGACCTCTCGCGAACGCGCGCGGGAGGCCTTCGGTTTACGCATCGTCACGCGACTGAAGTCGGCGCGCAAGGTCTTTAGGTACTCGTCGAAACCCGGCCCCTGGAACAGTTTCACCAGGAACGAGCCCCCGGGCGTCAGCCAGTCCAGGGCAAATTGCCGGGCGAGGTCGCAGAGGTCCATGGCGCGGATCTGGTCGGCGAGGGCCACACCCGACATATTGGGGGCCATGTCGGACAGCACAAGATCGACCTTATTGCCGTCCAGCATGCCTTCGAGCTCGCGCAGGACGCTTTCTTCGCGGAAATCGCCCTGCATGAAGTCCACGCCCGACAAACCGACCATGGGCAGGATGTCCAGGGCGATGACCTTGCCCGTCTCGCCCAGGCGCTTGCGGGCCAGCTGGGACCAGCCACCCGGGGCGGCGCCCAGGTCGACGATGGTCATGCCAGGCTTGATCAGGCGATCTTTCTCAAGCACTTCTTCCAGCTTGAAAACGGCGCGCGAACGCATCCCCTCCGCCTGGGCGCGTTTCACATAGGGATCGTCGAAGTGCTCCTTGAGCCAGCGGGAGCTGCTTTTACTGCGTGCCATCGGCCGGGGAATCCGCCAGATAAAGAAGAGAGGGGGGCGCGCATGATACCCTTTGGGCCCTCTCCCCCGCGAATCGAACCTGAACGCAATGTCGCTCTCCCCTACGCAGCGCCGCTACCTCCGCAGCCTGGCGCATGACCTTTCCCCGGTGATCCTGCTTGGCAACAAGGGTGCCACCGAGGCCGTGGCCAAGGAACTGGGCAACGCCCTGGACCAGCATGAGCTGGTCAAGGTGAAGCTGTCTGGCGGCGACAAGGAAGAGCGCCAGGCGCAGATTGCCTTCCTCGCTGGCGAGACCCGTGCCGAAACCGTCCAGGAAATCGGCCACGTCGTCGTCCTGTTCCGCCGTAACGAACAGGATCCGAAGCTCGCCCTGCCCCGGTAAGCCGTCATGGACCTCTCGCTTGATCGCCCCGGCGAATACCTCTTCGTACGCCGGGTCAGCGCCGACACCGTCACGGTGGTCGACCGCGACTTCCACGCCAGCCTGCTGATCACCCCCGAACAGGTGGTGGAAGACTGGCCGGTGACCGACGCGAAGCAGATGAGTCTCGCCGACGTCGAGACCATCGTCGCCCTGAAGCCGGACATCGTCGTGATCGGCACCGGCGAGCGCCAGGTGTTCCCCTCGGCCGAGGTGATGGCCGGCTTCCTGCGCCGTGGCATCGGCGTCGAAGCCATGACCAGCGGCGCCGCCGCCCGCACCTACAGCCTGCTCTCCGGCGAAGGTCGCCGCGTGCTGGCTGCCTTCATCCTTCCCCCGCGAGGCTAAACCGCCATGCGTATCCTGGTCCTCGGCGCCGGCGGGACCGGCGGTTACTTCGGCGGGCGCCTTGCCCAGGCCGGCCTCGACGTCACCTTCCTCGTCCGCCCTGCCCGGGCAGCCGTGCTGGACGAAAAAGGCCTGGTCATCCGCAGCCCCTTCGGCGACGCCACCTTACGGGTGAACCACGTCACGGCCGAGACCGTGGGCGATGCGGGCACCTTCGACCTCGTGCTGCTTTCATGCAAGGCCTACGACCTGCACTCGGCGATCGAGGCGATCGACCCGGCGGTGGGCGAAGGCACGGCCATCGTCCCCATCCTCAACGGCCTTGCGCATTACCCCGTGCTGGACGCGCGCTTCGGCCCCGACAAGGTCATCGGTGGCAT
This window harbors:
- a CDS encoding Mth938-like domain-containing protein, translating into MDLSLDRPGEYLFVRRVSADTVTVVDRDFHASLLITPEQVVEDWPVTDAKQMSLADVETIVALKPDIVVIGTGERQVFPSAEVMAGFLRRGIGVEAMTSGAAARTYSLLSGEGRRVLAAFILPPRG
- the yhbY gene encoding ribosome assembly RNA-binding protein YhbY; translated protein: MSLSPTQRRYLRSLAHDLSPVILLGNKGATEAVAKELGNALDQHELVKVKLSGGDKEERQAQIAFLAGETRAETVQEIGHVVVLFRRNEQDPKLALPR
- the rlmE gene encoding 23S rRNA (uridine(2552)-2'-O)-methyltransferase RlmE, coding for MARSKSSSRWLKEHFDDPYVKRAQAEGMRSRAVFKLEEVLEKDRLIKPGMTIVDLGAAPGGWSQLARKRLGETGKVIALDILPMVGLSGVDFMQGDFREESVLRELEGMLDGNKVDLVLSDMAPNMSGVALADQIRAMDLCDLARQFALDWLTPGGSFLVKLFQGPGFDEYLKTLRADFSRVTMRKPKASRARSREVYALGTGLKSANRQPGENRA